One part of the Eucalyptus grandis isolate ANBG69807.140 chromosome 10, ASM1654582v1, whole genome shotgun sequence genome encodes these proteins:
- the LOC104421002 gene encoding phosphoglucan phosphatase LSF2, chloroplastic, whose protein sequence is MEAIGKTCCPSLVLMYPLDKDAIFTMKERKHGHVRAVVGSSNPFKLSRISCGGVSEDGVEPRQKPTTMRVSAVPGSRTEDYNTAMKRMMRSPYEYHHDLGMNYTLITDNLIVGSQPQKPEDIDHLKHEENVAYILNLQQDRDIEYWGVDFQAILRRCQELGIQHMRRPARDFDPDSLRSGLPKAVSSLEWAISDGKGRVYVHCTAGLGRAPAVAVAYLYWFCGMDLNKAYAFLTAKRPCGPNKRAIRGATYDLAKNDPGKEPFESLPEYAFEGIADWERSWIQDRVRSLRGT, encoded by the exons ATGGAGGCCATTGGCAAAACCTGCTGCCCTTCCTTGGTCCTCATGTACCCCCTCGACAAAGATGCAATCTTTACGATGAAGGAGAGGAAGCACGGGCACGTGCGCGCTGTCGTGGGTTCCAGCAATCCCTTCAAGCTGAGCAGAATCTCGTGTGGAGGAGTATCAGAAGATGGGGTGGAGCCTAGGCAGAAACCCACCACAATGAGGGTGTCAGCTGTTCCCGGAAGCAGGACGGAGGATTATAACACAGCcatgaagaggatgatgaggaGCCCTTATGAATATCACCATGATCTTG GCATGAATTACACACTGATAACTGATAATTTGATCGTGGGCTCGCAGCCTCAGAAACCTGAAGATATTGATCATCTTAAACACGAAGAGAATGTGGCTTACATATTAAATTTGCAGCAAGATAGGGACATTGAATACTGGGGAGTTGACTTCCAGGCTATCCTGAGAAGATGTCAAGAACTTGGAATCCAGCATATGAGAAGGCCG GCAAGAGATTTCGACCCAGATTCGTTGAGAAGTGGATTACCCAAAGCTGTGTCATCTTTAGAGTGGGCAATCTCAGATGGAAAAGGGAGGGTTTATGTGCACTGTACAGCTGGTCTTGGAAGGGCCCCTGCCGTTGCAGTTGCTTATTTGTACTGGTTCTGTGGCATGGAT CTGAACAAGGCTTATGCCTTTCTGACTGCAAAACGACCTTGTGGTCCGAATAAAAGAGCCATACGTGGAGCTACCTATGACCTGGCCAAGAATGATCCGGGGAAGGAGCCTTTTGAGAGTCTTCCAGAATATGCTTTTGAAGGTATAGCTGATTGGGAGAGAAGCTGGATTCAGGACCGTGTACGTTCTCTTCGTGGGACTTGA
- the LOC104421004 gene encoding uncharacterized protein LOC104421004: MKQSQGTATLREMLSNAHHDEQPPQKSLQIKQEDRFFSKLLSRESSRVDSSSRVFYYGGAPRAVPFRWESQPGTPIRDFASSDAGSSFPPLTPPPSYHSKLKSKSRRFMQIKNVDGHFTPKKVSTKSNIFSKINQNTKKPQHVSQSSSGSSTSSSSTWSTTSFSSPSVASASSTESKFNRRDSSCARSPPVHFGLEHANDHDDNEDDEDEEDMFELPISAMRLGARRTFLLKLRSCYPVAKMKNTFCSILGHGSGQGSV, encoded by the coding sequence ATGAAGCAGAGCCAAGGGACTGCTACGCTCAGAGAAATGCTGAGCAACGCACACCACGACGAGCAGCCTCCTCAGAAGTCGCTCCAGATCAAGCAAGAGGACAGGTTCTTCTCCAAGCTGCTGTCGAGGGAGAGCTCGAGGGTGGACTCGTCTTCCAGGGTGTTCTACTATGGAGGAGCCCCGCGCGCGGTGCCGTTCCGGTGGGAGTCGCAGCCCGGGACTCCGATCCGGGACTTCGCGTCGTCGGACGCCGGCTCGTCCTTTCCTCCTCTCACGCCGCCTCCCTCTTATCACTCGAAGTTGAAGTCGAAGTCGAGAAGGTTCATGCAGATCAAGAATGTGGACGGTCACTTCACGCCCAAAAAGGTTTCAACGAAGAGCAACATATTTTCGAAGATCAATCAAAACACGAAGAAGCCGCAGCACGTTTCGCAGTCGTCGTCGGGATCATCGACGTCGTCCTCATCCACGTGGTCGACGACCTCGTTTTCTTCGCCATCAGTGGCCTCGGCTTCTTCGACAGAGTCCAAGTTCAACAGGCGAGACTCGTCTTGCGCTAGGTCCCCGCCGGTGCATTTTGGGTTGGAGCACGCCAACGACCACGACGACAACGAAGACgacgaagatgaagaagacaTGTTCGAATTGCCCATTTCGGCGATGAGATTAGGTGCGAGAAGAACGTTCCTGCTGAAGCTCCGAAGTTGCTATCCAGTGGCTAAGATGAAGAATACCTTCTGCTCCATTTTGGGACATGGTTCAGGTCAAGGAAGTGTATAG
- the LOC104423333 gene encoding LOB domain-containing protein 15-like codes for MDDNGSGSLSTTTPCAACKLLERRCAQNCPFSLYFSPQETHKFKLFHEVFYASNFFKVLMTNPSQKAEAANSLEYEASLRARDPVHGSMGVISALQGHIQSARAELNAVREQMSKYRDQAGIVPPPNDGLLLPNIATSTVAHVAVKTASSPFKLAILFLLLLFHALMAKPSVQN; via the exons ATGGACGACAATGGAAGTGGAAGCTTAAGCACAACCACACCATGTGCAGCTTGCAAGCTTTTGGAGAGGAGGTGCGCCCAAAATTGCCCCTTTTCTCTATATTTCTCGCCTCAAGAAACCCACAAGTTCAAATTATTTCATGAAGTTTTTTATGCTAGCAACTTCTTCAAGGTCCTCATGACAAACCCT AGCCAAAAAGCTGAAGCTGCAAATAGTCTTGAGTATGAAGCAAGTTTGAGGGCCAGAGATCCTGTTCATGGAAGCATGGGCGTGATCTCTGCCTTGCAAGGCCACATTCAGAGTGCACGGGCCGAGCTCAATGCAGTTAGAGAACAAATGTCAAAGTATAGGGACCAAGCAGGCATTGTCCCTCCTCCCAATGATGGCTTGCTTCTGCCTAACATCGCTACTTCAACGGTCGCACACGTCGCCGTCAAAACTGCCTCGTCTCCATTCAAGCTCGccatcctcttcctcctcctcctcttccatgCTCTCATGGCCAAGCCTTCCGTCCAAAATTAG
- the LOC104421005 gene encoding peroxidase 4-like, protein MAFSSPPSSSSSSSSCSVAVLSLSCILLLLLGSTDAQLSTNFYSKTCPNVFTTVKSQVQAAINKEARMGASLLRLFFHDCFVNGCDGSILLDDTSTFTGEKNAAPNKNSARGFNVVDNIKSAVEKVCPGVVSCADLLAITARDSTVILGGPSWNVKVGRRDARTASQAAANNSIPPPTSNLNNLISFFQNVGLSTRDMVALSGSHTIGQARCTNFRTRIYNETNLDSSLAKTRQSNCPRTVGSGDNNLAPLDLQTPTKFDNNYYKNLLQNKGLLHSDQQLFNGGSTDSLVRTYGSNPSTFTSDFVAGMIKMGDIKPLTGSSGEIRKNCRKIN, encoded by the exons ATGGCATTTTCTTCGcccccatcatcatcatcatcatcatcatcatgttcCGTGGCCGTTTTGTCTTTGTCCTGCATCTTGCTTCTCCTCCTGGGGAGCACCGATGCCCAACTTTCCACTAATTTTTACTCAAAGACGTGCCCCAACGTCTTCACCACGGTCAAATCCCAGGTGCAAGCGGCCATCAACAAGGAGGCCCGGATGGGTGCCTCTCTCCTCCGCCTATTCTTCCACGATTGCTTTGTTAAT GGCTGCGACGGATCAATTCTTCTAGATGACACGTCCACATTCACCGGAGAAAAGAACGCAGCTCCAAACAAAAACTCCGCCAGAGGATTCAATGTCGTAGACAACATCAAGTCCGCTGTGGAGAAGGTGTGCCCCGGCGTCGTTTCCTGCGCCGACTTGTTGGCCATCACTGCCCGAGACTCCACCGTCATC CTTGGAGGGCCAAGCTGGAATGTGAAAGTCGGGAGGAGAGATGCAAGGACCGCAAGCCAAGCTGCTGCTAACAACAGCATTCCTCCCCCGACCTCAAACCTCAACAACCTCATCTCTTTCTTCCAAAATGTGGGCCTCTCCACTAGAGACATGGTGGCTTTATCTG GTTCACATACAATAGGACAAGCAAGGTGCACAAACTTCAGAACCAGGATTTACAATGAAACCAACCTGGACTCTTCCTTGGCCAAGACAAGGCAGAGCAACTGCCCGAGGACAGTTGGCTCAGGGGACAACAATCTAGCCCCTCTCGACTTGCAGACTCCCACCAAGTTTGACAACAATTACTACAAGAACCTCCTCCAGAACAAGGGCTTGCTCCACTCCGACCAGCAGCTCTTCAATGGCGGTTCTACCGACTCGCTCGTGAGGACTTACGGCAGCAACCCAAGCACCTTCACCTCTGACTTCGTGGCGGGCATGATCAAGATGGGGGATATCAAGCCCCTCACTGGATCAAGTGGTGAAATCAGGAAGAATTGCAGGAAGATCAACTAA
- the LOC104423334 gene encoding uncharacterized protein LOC104423334 isoform X2, with amino-acid sequence MEVQMPSRMRRGNAVGGRRKPLPDRTNAPGRSSSRPPPPPPPPPSLLTVPRSRLVCSDFPCCPRIGCGGSGGGSAQDRSSRSAALALAFSRPRSGSSSSVIGYGDIEVGKPCTVYRQRRTEAKRKCGVKEALQLPPSSSSVERTENIGKKLDKIRDGDGISKSGVTPSKRCFGIPA; translated from the exons ATGGAAGTTCAGATGCCGAGCCGGATGCGCAGAGGCAACGCCGTCGGCGGAAGGAGGAAGCCACTCCCCGATCGCACCAACGCTCCCGGCCGGTCCTCCTcgcggcctcctcctcctcctccgccgccgccttctCTGCTCACCGTGCCTCGATCGCGGCTCGTATGCTCCGACTTCCCGTGTTGCCCCCGCATCGGCTGCGGAGGAAGCGGCGGCGGCAGTGCTCAGGACCGCAGCTCCCGTTCGGCCGCTCTGGCTCTCGCGTTTTCGCGGCCGCGATCGGGGTCGTCTTCTTCGGTCATCG GATATGGTGATATAGAGGTAGGCAAGCCTTGTACTGTTTACCGTCAGAGACGGACGGAAGCTAAAAGGAAGTGCGGAGTGAAGGAGGCGCTTCAGTTGCCCCCGAGCAGCTCCTCAGTTGAAAGGACCGAAAATATTGG GAAAAAGCTTGACAAAATTAGAGATGGTGATGGTATCTCCAAGTCAGGAGTTACTCCTAGTAAAAGG TGTTTTGGTATTCCCGCTTAG
- the LOC104423334 gene encoding uncharacterized protein LOC104423334 isoform X1: MEVQMPSRMRRGNAVGGRRKPLPDRTNAPGRSSSRPPPPPPPPPSLLTVPRSRLVCSDFPCCPRIGCGGSGGGSAQDRSSRSAALALAFSRPRSGSSSSVIGYGDIEVGKPCTVYRQRRTEAKRKCGVKEALQLPPSSSSVERTENIGKKLDKIRDGDGISKSGVTPSKRVGVNVSATISPFFWVVFCSSKCPHLLSTGLLSMLNWHPEDVLL, translated from the exons ATGGAAGTTCAGATGCCGAGCCGGATGCGCAGAGGCAACGCCGTCGGCGGAAGGAGGAAGCCACTCCCCGATCGCACCAACGCTCCCGGCCGGTCCTCCTcgcggcctcctcctcctcctccgccgccgccttctCTGCTCACCGTGCCTCGATCGCGGCTCGTATGCTCCGACTTCCCGTGTTGCCCCCGCATCGGCTGCGGAGGAAGCGGCGGCGGCAGTGCTCAGGACCGCAGCTCCCGTTCGGCCGCTCTGGCTCTCGCGTTTTCGCGGCCGCGATCGGGGTCGTCTTCTTCGGTCATCG GATATGGTGATATAGAGGTAGGCAAGCCTTGTACTGTTTACCGTCAGAGACGGACGGAAGCTAAAAGGAAGTGCGGAGTGAAGGAGGCGCTTCAGTTGCCCCCGAGCAGCTCCTCAGTTGAAAGGACCGAAAATATTGG GAAAAAGCTTGACAAAATTAGAGATGGTGATGGTATCTCCAAGTCAGGAGTTACTCCTAGTAAAAGGGTAGGTGTGAATGTTTCTGCAacaatttcaccatttttctGGGTCGTATTCTGCTCTAGCAAATGTCCTCACTTGTTAAGTACTGGCCTCTTGTCCATGTTAAATTGGCATCCAGAAGATGTCCTGCTCTAA